A genomic window from Candidatus Methylacidiphilum fumarolicum includes:
- a CDS encoding endonuclease V produces the protein MDGWPTTIEELISEQKRIAMLSFSNWEKPSKPFVCAAVFICYGQPKSGPGKKFDQGWVAAIALFPDGQVKTFAISERAFFDYIPGLLALRDGPLLEKAVVGLNLRPELLFVNATSRDHPHRAGLALHLGYKLDIPTVGITRKPLIAKGALPGKNRGDRSELRIGNETVAFWLRTQENKAPLVVHPGYRLDWETAIEIVLRYTLKYRTPEPLRLARKAARLCRAGFVRSAL, from the coding sequence GTGGATGGGTGGCCTACAACCATAGAAGAGTTGATTTCGGAACAAAAAAGAATAGCCATGCTTTCTTTTTCAAATTGGGAAAAACCTTCCAAACCATTTGTCTGTGCTGCAGTCTTCATCTGTTACGGACAACCAAAAAGTGGACCTGGTAAAAAATTCGATCAAGGGTGGGTGGCTGCCATTGCCCTTTTTCCAGATGGACAAGTAAAGACTTTTGCTATTTCTGAAAGAGCTTTTTTCGATTATATTCCAGGGTTGCTTGCTTTAAGAGATGGACCATTATTAGAAAAAGCTGTTGTTGGACTTAATCTTCGCCCTGAGCTTCTTTTTGTGAATGCAACTTCAAGGGATCATCCTCACAGAGCGGGTCTGGCTCTGCATTTGGGTTATAAGCTGGATATTCCCACGGTGGGGATCACAAGAAAACCTTTAATAGCCAAAGGCGCTCTTCCAGGAAAGAACAGAGGAGATAGATCCGAACTTCGAATCGGGAACGAAACTGTTGCCTTTTGGCTTAGGACGCAAGAGAACAAAGCGCCGCTTGTTGTGCATCCAGGCTACCGACTCGATTGGGAGACAGCGATAGAGATTGTTCTTCGCTATACCCTAAAATATAGGACTCCAGAACCATTAAGACTTGCTAGAAAAGCAGCTAGGTTATGTCGTGCAGGATTCGTGCGTTCAGCTCTGTGA
- a CDS encoding GYD domain-containing protein, whose translation MPTFIILSRLTPESMKEPSEIKNLSKVVSSKIKEECPGIKWKESYATLGEYDIVDIVEAKDVAEVEKAAMILRGYGKEITETMSAVPWDEFVSSMAIHKK comes from the coding sequence ATGCCCACTTTTATTATCCTCAGCCGATTAACTCCAGAAAGTATGAAAGAGCCATCAGAAATCAAAAATTTATCGAAGGTTGTTTCCAGTAAGATCAAAGAGGAATGCCCAGGGATAAAATGGAAGGAAAGCTATGCGACACTAGGAGAATATGACATTGTGGACATTGTTGAGGCAAAAGATGTAGCTGAGGTGGAAAAAGCAGCGATGATACTCCGGGGGTATGGAAAAGAAATCACTGAAACGATGTCAGCCGTTCCCTGGGATGAATTTGTTTCATCTATGGCTATTCATAAGAAATAA
- a CDS encoding class I SAM-dependent methyltransferase — MKNSQRLCNALAEEERLKKIGNSMFLNYKQQNKNSPPFLLLKKQKKKRTKTYLKIILLIVSSINFFSLKLFSYNPITNDSLELARLYDKLSTPQYIQGKELIKLLKVTPGSFVLDLGCGTGRLAAYLRELVGPKGWIIGMDPSPYRIEIAKQKMKKGLSFQLGGSEDLGVFKDNFFDFVYLNSVFYWIRDKETALVEIYRILKPGGKLGITSGYKFENSPLLKIVNEAIMEVMGKEFASGEMNEDSFGKEDFKELLKESGFLIIHFEQKEYTDYFSSPKEVIQFFKASSNGNLLEDIPQTKRAFILSKIETRLERLRSSKGIKIIHWTMLAVCQKPL, encoded by the coding sequence ATGAAGAACAGCCAAAGACTTTGTAACGCTCTAGCAGAAGAGGAAAGGCTAAAGAAAATAGGAAACTCTATGTTTTTAAATTACAAACAACAAAACAAAAATTCACCCCCTTTTCTACTGCTAAAAAAGCAGAAGAAAAAAAGGACAAAAACATATTTAAAAATAATCTTGTTGATTGTATCTAGTATTAATTTTTTTTCTTTAAAATTATTTTCCTATAATCCTATAACGAATGATTCTCTTGAACTTGCTAGGCTTTACGATAAGCTGAGTACGCCTCAATACATTCAAGGAAAAGAACTCATAAAACTTTTAAAGGTTACTCCAGGAAGTTTTGTTCTTGATTTAGGTTGTGGAACAGGAAGACTAGCTGCCTATTTGAGAGAACTCGTTGGCCCTAAGGGATGGATTATTGGAATGGATCCGTCCCCTTATCGAATAGAGATTGCAAAACAAAAGATGAAAAAAGGGCTTTCCTTTCAACTTGGCGGGAGTGAGGATCTGGGAGTATTTAAAGACAATTTTTTTGATTTTGTATATTTGAACAGTGTTTTTTATTGGATTAGAGACAAAGAAACAGCCTTAGTCGAAATTTACAGGATTTTAAAACCAGGAGGGAAATTGGGAATAACTTCTGGTTATAAATTTGAAAATTCTCCTCTCCTGAAAATTGTTAATGAGGCTATCATGGAGGTGATGGGTAAAGAATTTGCAAGCGGGGAGATGAATGAGGATTCTTTTGGTAAAGAAGACTTTAAGGAGTTACTTAAAGAAAGTGGATTTCTTATTATCCATTTTGAGCAAAAAGAATATACAGACTATTTTTCAAGCCCCAAAGAAGTTATTCAGTTTTTTAAAGCAAGCAGCAATGGAAATTTACTAGAAGATATTCCTCAAACAAAGCGAGCCTTCATTTTATCAAAAATCGAAACGAGGTTAGAAAGGCTACGTTCTTCGAAAGGAATTAAAATTATTCATTGGACAATGTTAGCGGTGTGTCAAAAACCCTTATAA
- a CDS encoding beta-class carbonic anhydrase, translating into MSQIYQEVLKANEQYVATFGDKAQLAMPPSRHFAILTCMDARLDPAKFAGLKEGDAHVIRNAGGRASDDAIRSLVISYKLLGTKEWFIIHHTDCGMETFSDSIMEDLLEKSLETAVLENGQWKDVGKGKGSLEGKYIRWLTIKNLSQSVVEDVLRVRHHPLVPSSIPIYGFIYDVKSGKLVEVKEANEVGKAIS; encoded by the coding sequence ATGAGTCAAATATATCAAGAAGTGTTAAAGGCAAATGAGCAATATGTAGCAACTTTTGGAGATAAAGCACAATTGGCCATGCCGCCTTCGCGGCATTTTGCAATTCTTACTTGTATGGATGCAAGATTGGATCCGGCAAAGTTTGCTGGGTTAAAAGAAGGAGACGCCCATGTTATTAGAAATGCTGGAGGCAGAGCCAGTGATGACGCTATCCGTTCTCTGGTTATTTCTTATAAGCTCTTAGGAACCAAAGAATGGTTTATTATTCACCATACAGACTGTGGCATGGAAACATTTTCAGATAGCATCATGGAAGATCTTTTAGAAAAAAGCTTAGAAACGGCTGTCCTTGAAAACGGTCAATGGAAAGACGTTGGCAAGGGAAAGGGCTCTCTAGAAGGAAAATATATCCGATGGTTGACAATAAAAAACCTATCGCAAAGCGTTGTTGAAGACGTGCTTAGGGTGCGCCATCATCCTTTAGTCCCCTCGTCTATTCCAATCTATGGTTTTATCTATGATGTGAAATCTGGAAAGCTTGTCGAGGTTAAAGAAGCTAATGAAGTTGGAAAAGCCATAAGCTAA
- a CDS encoding SRPBCC domain-containing protein yields MYTISTEIEIKAKKEALWDCLSNFSAYPDWNPFIKKIWFKKFESGQTLRLLIQAPSSFPVLMTGKILMISPPSLIRWECYLIHPFFLKGIHTLEWTQHRPFSVIFLHHETFNGILLPILWKMMEKRVRKGFESMNNALKNRLESLP; encoded by the coding sequence ATGTATACAATCTCAACAGAGATTGAAATCAAGGCAAAAAAAGAAGCTCTTTGGGACTGTCTATCAAACTTTTCTGCCTATCCAGATTGGAATCCATTTATAAAGAAAATTTGGTTCAAAAAGTTTGAGTCTGGACAAACTCTTAGATTGCTGATTCAAGCTCCATCTTCTTTCCCAGTCTTAATGACTGGAAAAATCCTGATGATATCTCCCCCTTCTCTTATTCGCTGGGAATGTTATTTGATCCATCCTTTTTTCTTAAAGGGCATCCATACTCTTGAATGGACACAACATCGACCCTTTAGCGTGATCTTCCTTCATCATGAAACATTCAATGGAATCCTTTTACCTATACTTTGGAAAATGATGGAAAAAAGAGTGAGAAAAGGATTTGAATCGATGAACAATGCCCTCAAAAATAGACTAGAATCCCTTCCTTAG
- a CDS encoding anaerobic ribonucleoside-triphosphate reductase activating protein translates to MKIGGIDAFSLIDFPGKTAAVVFTQGCNFRCPYCYVPQLVIPEQYGTLVPMAKVWHFLEARRAKIDGVVITGGEPTIQEDLEEFVWGIKKMGFLVKLDTNGSHPEVLEKMIKIIDYVAMDFKAPLEKYTESTRSTIEKKQITQSISLLLKGNTDYEFRTTLVSEDITFEDFKSMVTTISGAKKYVLQKFLPASPLVDPSYSTKHPIDFDIIEKWKNYALTKIKKVIIRNY, encoded by the coding sequence ATGAAAATCGGTGGCATTGATGCATTCAGTCTTATTGATTTTCCAGGCAAAACAGCAGCCGTAGTTTTCACTCAAGGATGTAACTTTCGCTGTCCCTATTGCTATGTCCCCCAGCTTGTTATTCCTGAACAATACGGAACACTTGTTCCCATGGCTAAAGTGTGGCACTTTTTAGAAGCTAGAAGAGCGAAGATCGATGGAGTCGTTATAACTGGAGGAGAACCAACCATTCAGGAAGATCTAGAGGAATTTGTATGGGGTATAAAAAAAATGGGCTTTTTGGTTAAGCTCGATACCAATGGAAGCCATCCTGAAGTCTTAGAAAAAATGATTAAAATTATCGATTATGTAGCTATGGACTTCAAAGCTCCTCTTGAAAAGTATACAGAAAGCACTCGATCTACGATTGAAAAAAAACAAATAACTCAAAGCATTTCCTTACTTCTAAAAGGAAATACAGATTACGAATTTCGAACAACCCTTGTCAGCGAAGACATAACTTTTGAAGATTTTAAGTCCATGGTAACAACTATCTCAGGGGCAAAAAAATATGTTCTTCAAAAATTCCTTCCTGCCTCCCCACTCGTCGATCCATCGTACAGTACAAAACACCCAATCGACTTCGACATAATTGAAAAATGGAAAAATTATGCCCTTACGAAAATCAAAAAAGTAATTATTAGAAATTATTAA
- a CDS encoding ribonucleoside triphosphate reductase, whose amino-acid sequence MKKVMKQQPSPILCEEINLVDKYLSQEDWEVKENSNMTYSLQGLNFYISSKISKSYWLHKIYPHDVKEAFEQGDIHIHNLQVLGVYCMGWDLVDLLEKGFMGAAAKLESGPPLHLSSALNQIINFFYTLQGEAAGAQALSNFDTLLSPYIRYDNLKEKDLRQQLQQFLFNLNVPTRVGFQAPFTNLTIDLRPPHFFQNEPVRIGGKTRRETYGEFQEEMDFFNRVFCEMFLEGDARGRVFTFPIPTYNISSEFPWDSKATQALWKMTAKYGIPYFANFINSELKVDEVRSMCCRLRLDLTQLARRGGGLFGSNPLTGSIGVITINLPRIGYLSKNESDFFSRLRDLMELAKKALEAKRKAIEGWMEKGLYPYSKFYLKGIYQRFGSYWANHFSTIGLVGMNEACLNFLGKSIADPEAKAFAIKVLDVMREILLSFQKETQNNYNLEATPAEATSYRLARIDKRKYPQILVANEEAVKKGAAPFYTNSTQLPVNFTTDPFVALEHQEDLQLRYTGGTVLHFFLGQKIDEPESIGSFVRTVCSKYKIPYFTLTPTFSICPEHGYLSGEQSHCPRCGKPCEVYSRVVGYLRPVDLWNPGKQEEFKLRKTYLLDENRWH is encoded by the coding sequence ATTAAAAAGGTAATGAAACAGCAGCCAAGCCCCATCTTGTGTGAAGAAATAAATCTTGTGGATAAATATCTTTCCCAAGAGGACTGGGAGGTTAAGGAAAACAGCAACATGACTTATTCCCTTCAAGGACTCAACTTTTATATTTCTTCAAAAATTTCCAAAAGCTATTGGTTGCATAAAATTTATCCTCATGATGTCAAAGAAGCCTTTGAGCAAGGGGATATTCATATCCATAACCTTCAAGTCCTTGGCGTATATTGTATGGGTTGGGATCTTGTAGATCTTCTTGAAAAAGGATTTATGGGGGCTGCAGCCAAACTGGAAAGTGGTCCTCCATTACATTTGAGCTCAGCTTTGAACCAGATTATCAATTTTTTTTATACTTTACAAGGAGAAGCTGCTGGCGCACAGGCTTTATCGAATTTCGATACGCTTCTTTCGCCTTATATTCGTTATGATAATCTTAAAGAAAAAGATCTTAGACAACAACTCCAACAATTTCTATTCAACTTAAATGTCCCCACACGCGTAGGATTTCAAGCTCCCTTTACCAATTTGACGATAGACTTGCGTCCACCTCATTTTTTCCAAAACGAGCCTGTTCGGATAGGTGGGAAAACCAGAAGAGAAACCTATGGAGAATTTCAAGAAGAGATGGATTTTTTCAATCGGGTATTTTGTGAAATGTTTTTGGAAGGAGATGCTCGAGGAAGAGTTTTTACCTTCCCTATCCCCACATACAATATTAGCTCTGAATTTCCATGGGACTCTAAAGCCACTCAGGCTCTTTGGAAAATGACAGCAAAATACGGCATTCCTTATTTCGCCAATTTCATCAATTCGGAACTAAAAGTCGACGAAGTCCGAAGCATGTGTTGTCGATTAAGACTAGATTTAACGCAACTTGCACGAAGAGGAGGAGGCCTTTTTGGTTCCAATCCTTTAACAGGATCTATCGGCGTGATCACAATCAATTTACCGCGGATTGGATATCTTTCTAAGAATGAATCTGATTTTTTTTCAAGACTTCGAGACCTCATGGAATTAGCAAAAAAGGCACTTGAAGCCAAAAGAAAGGCAATTGAGGGGTGGATGGAAAAGGGATTATATCCTTATAGCAAGTTTTACTTAAAAGGGATTTATCAACGGTTTGGCTCCTACTGGGCCAACCATTTTTCAACCATAGGGCTTGTGGGGATGAATGAAGCTTGCCTTAATTTCCTTGGAAAAAGCATTGCCGATCCTGAAGCAAAAGCTTTTGCCATAAAAGTTCTTGATGTGATGAGAGAAATTTTACTTTCTTTCCAAAAAGAAACCCAAAACAACTATAACTTAGAAGCTACTCCCGCCGAAGCAACAAGTTATCGATTGGCCCGAATCGATAAAAGAAAATACCCTCAGATTCTCGTTGCCAACGAAGAGGCAGTTAAAAAAGGAGCCGCTCCTTTCTATACCAACTCAACCCAACTTCCTGTGAATTTTACTACTGACCCATTTGTCGCCCTGGAGCATCAGGAAGATCTTCAGTTACGCTATACTGGGGGCACAGTCCTTCATTTTTTTCTTGGGCAAAAAATTGACGAACCAGAATCAATTGGCTCCTTTGTCCGGACTGTCTGTTCAAAGTACAAGATTCCGTATTTTACCTTAACTCCCACTTTCTCAATCTGTCCAGAACATGGGTATCTTTCAGGAGAACAATCCCATTGTCCACGTTGTGGAAAGCCTTGTGAAGTCTATTCTCGAGTTGTAGGTTATTTAAGACCCGTTGATCTGTGGAACCCTGGAAAGCAGGAAGAATTTAAACTTCGGAAAACTTATCTACTAGATGAAAATCGGTGGCATTGA
- a CDS encoding DUF302 domain-containing protein — MLIEYESSKSIEALKEALEEKSKAKNFGVLTVHDISKTLEIKGFPISYQCLILEICSPKFARIVLEKNPEVSTALPCRIAIYEKKDKRIVATLSPRLLIEMFQAPQLYKIAEEVENILKEIMQEVV, encoded by the coding sequence ATGCTGATTGAATACGAAAGTAGCAAAAGCATTGAAGCATTAAAAGAGGCATTGGAAGAAAAATCCAAAGCCAAGAATTTTGGAGTGTTGACAGTTCATGATATCTCCAAAACCTTAGAAATAAAGGGATTTCCTATATCCTACCAATGTCTTATCTTAGAAATTTGCTCACCAAAGTTTGCAAGAATAGTCCTGGAGAAAAACCCGGAAGTTTCAACTGCACTTCCTTGTAGAATAGCCATTTACGAAAAAAAAGACAAAAGGATAGTAGCAACCCTTTCTCCCCGTCTTTTGATCGAAATGTTTCAAGCTCCTCAATTATACAAAATAGCAGAGGAAGTTGAAAACATATTAAAGGAGATTATGCAGGAAGTTGTGTGA
- a CDS encoding glycosyltransferase family 4 protein yields MRIAQVASLYEPVPPPRYGGTERIISYLTEELVSQGHEVSLFASGDSKTSARLISIIPRALWEDVTPCANPSMYHILLLEEVIKHKEEFDIIHFHTDFFHFPIFRRMNVPHLTTPHGRMDFPEYIRFFSNFNDMPLSSISYSQKKPLPLARWIGTVHHGLPLSLYQLNENPSDYIVFLGRISPEKGVDDALQIARKAGVKLKIAARVGLGDDAYFEKLLPEFKKENIEYLGEITDKEKNELLGGALALVFPVCWPEPFGLSMIESMACGTPVIAYPCGSIPEVVDHGITGWIVKDVDEAVGALRQIHKIDRKKCRQRFEMRFSARKMAESYLTLYRKLIAGHSQ; encoded by the coding sequence TTGAGGATAGCCCAGGTTGCCTCTCTTTATGAGCCTGTTCCTCCCCCACGGTATGGAGGTACAGAAAGGATAATCTCCTATTTGACTGAAGAACTTGTCAGCCAAGGACATGAAGTAAGCCTTTTTGCAAGTGGGGATTCAAAAACCTCAGCCCGTTTAATTTCTATAATTCCTAGAGCCCTTTGGGAAGATGTTACTCCCTGTGCCAATCCTTCTATGTATCATATCCTTTTACTTGAGGAAGTAATTAAACATAAAGAAGAATTTGATATTATTCATTTCCATACGGACTTTTTTCATTTTCCAATTTTTCGAAGGATGAATGTTCCTCACTTAACAACCCCTCATGGAAGAATGGATTTCCCGGAATATATCCGTTTTTTTTCTAATTTTAACGATATGCCTCTTTCTTCGATTTCCTATTCGCAGAAAAAGCCATTGCCTCTTGCCCGTTGGATAGGAACAGTGCATCATGGTCTTCCATTATCTCTTTATCAATTAAACGAAAATCCATCTGATTATATTGTTTTTTTAGGGAGGATTTCTCCAGAAAAAGGGGTAGATGATGCCTTGCAAATAGCAAGGAAGGCGGGAGTAAAGTTGAAAATCGCTGCTCGTGTAGGGCTTGGAGATGATGCTTATTTTGAAAAACTATTACCTGAATTTAAAAAAGAAAATATAGAATATTTAGGCGAAATCACGGATAAGGAAAAAAATGAATTATTAGGTGGAGCGTTAGCCTTGGTATTTCCTGTTTGCTGGCCTGAACCATTTGGGTTGTCAATGATTGAATCAATGGCTTGCGGCACTCCAGTAATTGCTTATCCATGTGGATCAATTCCTGAGGTAGTCGATCATGGTATTACAGGTTGGATTGTTAAAGATGTGGATGAGGCGGTTGGTGCTTTACGCCAGATTCACAAAATAGACAGAAAGAAATGTCGGCAGAGGTTCGAAATGAGGTTTTCAGCTCGAAAAATGGCCGAATCGTATCTTACTTTATATCGAAAGCTGATTGCAGGACACTCACAGTAG